The following are encoded in a window of Schistocerca nitens isolate TAMUIC-IGC-003100 chromosome 9, iqSchNite1.1, whole genome shotgun sequence genomic DNA:
- the LOC126204341 gene encoding RNA polymerase sigma factor SigA-like: MSLANVVCSEAEGVADRRLAELAPSAAPSGPPPPTTRPLPPDSEMASSLDAAPSPASATSSAGGLPPTPTSSTDSSGRCGIDSGIDAAALRRLDRAHGASGPPSRGTSPRAPRQRQASPSPRPSSALDMPDISDAVNVSEHSDFDSLDGHMDDSDIAEGLEEHLTALRDAAEEEGLQVDPVRLQTALFPNMAAATADSDAGCGMEFDDDHRRPVAARRKRQLASSSDSEAPPPADRGLPTKKMAIVDAEGFQVPRKTAPRRRFTTSLADVPVSNAFAAIDGAADSPLTPPPPRHQPPLLPPRPSTYNTRARLPSLKTSSLLTRNAPSA, translated from the coding sequence ATGTCACTTGCGAACGTTGTGTGTTCTGAAgctgagggtgtggcggatcgccgcctGGCGGAGCTAGCTCCGtcagcggccccatccggccccccaccacCGACAACCCGGCCACTTCCACCGGATTCTGAGATGGCTAGTTCCTTGGACGCAGCACCTTCGCCTGCGAGTGCTACGTCTTCCGCTGGCGGCTTGCCGCCGACGCCGACCTCTTCTACTGATTCTTCTGGGCGATGTGGCATCGATTCAGGAATCGATGCCGCCGCCCTTAGGCGGTTAGATAGGGCACATGGCGCGTCagggcccccttcacgtgggaccagcCCGCGCGCGCCGAGGCAAAGACAGGCTTCACCTTCCCCTCGTCCCTCGTCCGCACTCGACATGCCGGACATTTCCGACGCTGTCAACGTGTCCGAGCATTCGGACTTCGACTCGCTCGACGGCCACATGGACGACAGCGACATCGCGGAGGGCCTGGAGGAACACCTCACCGCTCTCCGTGACGCTGCAGAGGAGGAGGGCCTGCAGGTCGACCCTGTTCGGCTTCAGACCGCCCTCTTCCCGAACATGGCTGCCGCGACCGCCGACAGCGATGCCGGGTGCGGGATGGAGTTCGATGACGACCATCGGCGCCCGGTCGCTGCGCGCCGGAAGAGGCAGTTAGCCTCCTCATCCGACTCTGAGGCCCCTCCGCCCGCTGACCGCGGCCTACCCACGAAGAAAATGGCCATTGTTGATGCGGAGGGCTTCCAGGTGCCGCGCAAAACGGCACCTCGTCGCCGGTTCACCACGTCCTTGGCGGACGTGCCCGTCAGCAACGCGTTCGCGGCTATTGATGGTGCCGCTGACTCCCCCCTCACTCCCCCGCCCCCCCGTCATCAGCCACCCCTCCTGCCCCCCCGCCCATCTACTTACAACACAAGGGCCCGTTTACCGAGCTTGAAAACATCCTCATTGCTCACACGAAATGCCCCTTCCGCTTGA